One region of Drosophila kikkawai strain 14028-0561.14 chromosome 2R, DkikHiC1v2, whole genome shotgun sequence genomic DNA includes:
- the ERp60 gene encoding protein disulfide-isomerase A3 has product MWRLTAALLLVSFIAASTGAEQDVLELGDDDFATTLKQHETTLVMFYAPWCGHCKRLKPEYAKAAEIVKDDDPPIKLAKVDCTEAGKEVCSKYSVSGYPTLKIFKQDEVSNDYNGPREAAGIAKYMRAQVGPASKTIRNVAELLKFLDTKDTSLFGYFSDVDSKLAKVFLKFADKNREKYRFGHSSDDEVLKKQGETDAIVLIRAPHLSNKFESSTIKFEGSSDSDLITFVKENFHGLVGHRTQDSVRDFQNPLITAYFSVDYQKNPKGTNYWRNRVLKVAKEFVGQINFAIASKDDFQHELNEYGYDFVGDKPVILARDEKNLKYALKDEFSVENLQDFVEKLLAKELEPYIKSEAVPESNDAPVKVAVAKNFDELVINNGKDTLIEFYAPWCGHCKKLTPIYEELAEKLQDEEVAIVKMDATANDVPPEFNVRGFPTLFWLPKDAKNKPVSYNGGREVDDFLKYIAKEATTELKGFDRSGKPKKTEL; this is encoded by the exons ATGTGGCGCCTGACAGCAGCTTTGCTCCTCGTCAGCTTCATTGCCGCCTCGACCGGCGCGGAGCAGGATGTCCTCGAGTTGGGAGACGACGACTTCGCCACCACCCTGAAGCAGCATGAAACCACCTTGGTTATGTTTTATGCCCCCTG GTGCGGCCATTGCAAGCGTTTGAAGCCCGAGTACGCCAAGGCGGCTGAGATCGTCAAAGACGATGATCCGCCAATCAAGCTGGCTAAGGTCGACTGTACTGAGGCCGGCAAGGAAGTCTGCAGCAAGTACTCTGTCAGCGGCTATCCCACGCTGAAGATCTTCAAGCAGGACGAGGTGTCGAATGACTACAATGGACCGCGCGAGGCCGCTGGCATTGCCAAGTACATGCGCGCCCAGGTGGGACCTGCCTCCAAGACCATCCGCAATGTTGCCGAGCTGTTAAAGTTCCTGGATACCAAGGACACTTCGCTGTTTGGTTACTTTAGCGATGTTGATTCCAAGTTGGCTAAGGTCTTCTTGAAGTTTGCCGACAAGAATCGCGAGAAATACCGCTTCGGACACTCCAGCGATGACGAAGTCCTGAAGAAGCAGGGCGAAAC CGATGCTATTGTCTTGATCCGTGCCCCCCATCTGAGCAACAAGTTTGAGTCCTCCACCATCAAGTTTGAGGGCAGTTCCGACTCCGATCTGATCACCTTCGTCAAGGAGAACTT CCATGGTCTGGTGGGTCACCGCACACAGGATTCGGTTCGCGACTTCCAGAACCCTCTGATCACCGCTTACTTCAGCGTTGACTATCAGAAGAACCCCAAGGGTACCAACTACTGGCGCAACCGTGTCctcaaggtggccaaggagtttGTGGGTCAGATTAACTTTGCGATCGCCTCCAAGGATGACTTCCAGCATGAACTGAACGAGTACGGCTACGATTTCGTCGGAGACAAGCCCGTGATCCTAGCTCGCGATGAAAAGAATCTCAAGTACGCCCTGAAGGACGAGTTCTCCGTGGAGAATCTGCAAGACTTTGTGGAgaagctgctggccaaggagtTGGAGCCATACATCAAGAGCGAAGCCGTGCCCGAGTCGAACGATGCCCCCGTCAAGGTGGCCGTGGCCAAGAACTTTGACGAGCTTGTAATCAACAACGGCAAGGACACGTTGATCGAGTTCTATGCCCCCTGGTGCGGTCACTGCAAGAAGCTGACCCCCATCTATGAGGAGCTGGCCGAGAAGCTGCAGGACGAGGAGGTTGCCATCGTGAAGATGGACGCCACCGCCAACGATGTGCCGCCTGAGTTCAATGTTCGTGGCTTCCCCACGCTCTTCTGGCTGCCCAAGGACGCCAAGAACAAGCCAGTGAGCTACAATGGTGGTCGGGAGGTCGACGACTTCCTCAAGTACATCGCCAAGGAGGCGACCACAGAACTGAAGGGCTTCGACCGCAGCGGCAAGCCCAAGAAGACCGAGCTGTAA
- the cuff gene encoding protein cutoff: MFSNQRNVLNLNAHVIPPENTIQFPVLTTPESFGGYSLSPLGFLENHMRGMRYIVVPSAQNFPLNLRDSDHIKTAKLSERHLDNLLEFIVQSSPQSNFLRASNMRMHVNADIVCTSEVLELMMRAPYEHKAGWTLAVTRFRNTTYICRVASTQAEDAFEEHNLKRIMQEARLRKLHQYCLSENGLVMPDKILLCEEHNRFNGVFSIYMNGLRVLFDSPVLAEMNPNQFNGPGHMWSELQLRQDNMNRLEWAEHNRTEALKWWCKCFLLNIQNFFVAYQNENAYVHTIQKTSLNELWKACENEWRTSVCANFMVCLLGCITQIMAHIDCFGTVYLFDFDAKLGEVAYEVFEGLDNEHSFLGDWFRIHLDERLEDMPEPMNLY, from the exons aTGTTTTCGAACCAACGGAACGTACTCAATCTTAACGCTCACGTAATTCCGCCGGAGAACACGATACAGTTCCCTGTATTAACAACGCCCGAGTCATTCGGTGGCTACAGTCTGTCGCCGCTGGGTTTCCTGGAAAACCATATGCGGGGAATGCGTTACATTGTGGTGCCATCAGCCCAAAATTTTCCTCTTAACCTGCGCGACAGTGATCACATCAAGACGGCAAAGCTATCGGAAAGGCACCTGGACAACTTGCTGGAATTTATAGTGCAGTCCTCGCCGCAGTCAAACTTCCTAAGGGCCAGCAATATGCGGATGCACGTGAATGCCGACATTGTGTGCACCAGCGAGGTGTTGGAGCTAATGATGCGCGCTCCCTACGAGCACAAGGCGGGATGGACACTGGCGGTCACCCGGTTTCGCAACACCACGTACATTTGCCGCGTGGCCAGTACTCAGGCCGAAGACGCCTTTGAGGAGCATAATCTGAAGCGGATCATGCAGGAGGCGCGGCTAAGAAAGCTGCACCAGTACTGCCTGTCTG AAAATGGACTCGTAATGCCcgataaaattttattatgcgAGGAACACAATCGCTTCAATGGCGTCTTTTCCATTTACATGAACGGCCTGCGTGTTCTCTTCGATTCCCCAGTGTTAGCCGAAATGAATCCTAACCAGTT CAATGGACCCGGTCATATGTGGTCGGAGCTGCAGCTGCGCCAGGATAATATGAACCGCCTGGAGTGGGCGGAGCACAACCGTACTGAAGCCCTTAAATGGTGGTGCAAGTGCTTCCTGCTAAACATCCAGAACTTCTTTGTAGCCTATCAGAACGAAAATGCCTATGTGCATACCATACAGAAGACTTCCTTGAACGAATTGTGGAAGGCTTGC gAAAACGAATGGAGAACCAGTGTCTGCGCCAACTTCATGGTGTGCCTGCTCGGTTGCATCACCCAAATCATGGCCCATATAGACTGTTTCGGCACTGTGTATCTCTTCGATTTCGATGCCAAGCTGGGCGAGGTAGCCTACGAGGTTTTCGAGGGACTAGACAACGAGCACTCATTTCTGGGGGACTGGTTCCGCATACATCTGGACGAACGCCTCGAGGACATGCCGGAGCCTATGAATCTGTACTAG